In Streptomyces canus, one DNA window encodes the following:
- a CDS encoding LacI family DNA-binding transcriptional regulator, which translates to MNIGEIARRAGVSRSTVSYALSGKRPVSEDTRRKIQQVVDELGYQPSASARALANGRTSTIGLVFPPAGNHYTGMQLDFIGSVVEAAAAYDYDVLLSPSGVDSDRSFQRLLGERRVDGAILMEIRLEDDRIDHLADLDFPAIAIGRTAHPESGWWVGLDHTALAAACVHHLADLGHSRIALVNRPEQLLRAGYESAHRGLEGFTKAAAERGLTVRTYCCGDDAASGQACLERILHADPATTAVVTLNEAALGGLYRGLAQAGRHVPRDFSVTGVVAGRWAETVTPQLTAADVPAEEMGRLAVELLVERLGSPGTVARHHLLTPPISLRASTGPARATPPTLDGPASTL; encoded by the coding sequence GTGAACATCGGTGAGATCGCCCGGCGGGCCGGTGTCTCGCGCAGCACCGTGTCCTACGCACTGAGCGGCAAGCGCCCGGTGTCGGAGGACACGCGCCGGAAGATCCAGCAGGTCGTCGACGAACTGGGCTACCAGCCCAGCGCCAGCGCCCGCGCCCTGGCCAACGGGCGGACCAGCACCATCGGCCTGGTCTTTCCGCCGGCCGGGAACCACTACACGGGGATGCAGCTGGACTTCATCGGCAGCGTGGTGGAGGCCGCCGCGGCCTACGACTACGACGTGCTGCTGTCGCCCAGCGGCGTGGACAGCGACCGCTCGTTCCAGCGGCTGCTGGGCGAACGGCGGGTCGACGGCGCGATCCTGATGGAGATCAGGCTGGAGGACGACCGGATCGATCACCTGGCCGACCTGGACTTCCCCGCCATCGCCATCGGCCGCACCGCCCACCCGGAAAGCGGCTGGTGGGTCGGCCTGGACCACACCGCGCTCGCCGCGGCGTGCGTGCACCACCTGGCGGACCTCGGCCACAGCCGAATCGCCCTCGTCAACCGCCCCGAGCAGCTGCTGCGGGCCGGCTACGAGTCCGCCCACCGGGGGCTGGAGGGCTTCACCAAGGCCGCGGCCGAACGCGGGCTGACGGTGCGGACGTACTGCTGCGGGGACGACGCCGCCTCCGGCCAGGCATGCCTGGAGCGGATCCTGCATGCCGATCCGGCCACCACAGCCGTGGTCACGCTGAACGAGGCCGCGCTCGGTGGCCTCTACCGGGGGCTTGCCCAGGCGGGCCGCCACGTGCCGCGCGACTTCTCCGTCACCGGAGTCGTGGCCGGCCGGTGGGCGGAGACGGTGACCCCGCAGCTCACCGCAGCCGACGTACCAGCGGAAGAAATGGGCCGTCTCGCCGTCGAACTGCTGGTGGAGCGGCTCGGCAGTCCCGGCACTGTGGCCCGGCACCATCTCCTGACGCCGCCGATCTCCCTGCGGGCGAGTACAGGGCCCGCACGCGCCACACCTCCCACGCTCGACGGGCCCGCCAGCACCCTCTGA
- a CDS encoding sugar ABC transporter substrate-binding protein, with translation MNSSSRHRRLTAAALTVLTVAAGATACGSGSGSSGTHSAGSGTYTIWDPYPQFDKTSAWAQVLDTCGKGAGVKIKRTAFDTSDLTNKALLAAQQGNSPDVLIVDNPVVSTLAEAGVLTTTDDNKIDTSKVDPNLLAAGQSSGKTYGTPIGANTLALYYNKKVLKAAGVDIASIKDWKSLTAALAKVKQAGKKGITFSAIGTEEGSFQFLPWFWGAGAKLTELDSPQGVTALSLWKNWLTKGYAPNSVINNTQTTSWQEFASGDYAFAENGTWQLAAADKGGLDYGVLPIPAAAGGNASAPTGGEFVTVPVQDDTGRYTTSQKLVSCLTGDENLNFTDKTLSYVAPTSTVQAMEKAANPELTPWIAAVKAAKGRTSDDLGTKYPKISEQMWKAVQSALSGSQSPKDAMVAAQAAAAK, from the coding sequence ATGAACAGCTCCTCCAGACACCGCCGTCTCACCGCCGCGGCCCTGACCGTCCTGACCGTGGCCGCCGGTGCCACCGCCTGCGGCTCCGGCTCCGGCAGCAGCGGCACCCACAGCGCCGGCAGCGGCACGTACACCATCTGGGACCCCTACCCGCAGTTCGACAAGACCTCAGCCTGGGCCCAGGTGCTGGACACCTGCGGCAAGGGCGCCGGCGTGAAGATCAAGCGGACTGCCTTCGACACCAGTGACCTCACGAACAAGGCGCTGCTCGCGGCGCAGCAGGGCAACTCCCCGGACGTGCTGATCGTCGACAACCCCGTGGTGTCGACGCTGGCGGAAGCGGGCGTGCTCACCACAACCGACGACAACAAGATCGACACCTCGAAGGTCGACCCCAACCTCCTGGCGGCCGGCCAGTCGAGCGGCAAGACGTACGGCACCCCGATCGGCGCCAACACCCTGGCCCTCTACTACAACAAGAAGGTCCTGAAGGCCGCCGGCGTCGACATCGCCTCGATCAAGGACTGGAAGTCGCTGACCGCGGCACTCGCCAAGGTCAAGCAGGCGGGGAAGAAGGGCATCACGTTCTCGGCGATCGGCACCGAGGAGGGCAGCTTCCAGTTCCTGCCCTGGTTCTGGGGCGCGGGTGCGAAGCTGACCGAGCTCGACTCGCCTCAGGGCGTCACGGCGCTGTCGCTGTGGAAGAACTGGCTGACGAAGGGCTACGCGCCCAACTCGGTCATCAACAACACCCAGACCACCAGCTGGCAGGAGTTCGCGAGCGGCGACTACGCGTTCGCCGAGAACGGCACCTGGCAGCTCGCAGCCGCCGACAAGGGCGGCCTCGACTACGGCGTCCTGCCCATACCCGCCGCCGCGGGAGGCAACGCCTCCGCCCCCACCGGCGGCGAGTTCGTCACCGTCCCGGTCCAGGACGACACCGGCCGCTACACCACCTCGCAGAAGCTGGTCTCCTGCCTGACCGGCGACGAGAACCTGAACTTCACCGACAAAACGCTGTCCTACGTGGCGCCCACTAGCACCGTCCAGGCCATGGAGAAGGCGGCCAACCCGGAGCTGACGCCGTGGATCGCGGCGGTCAAGGCGGCCAAGGGACGCACCAGCGACGACCTGGGCACCAAGTACCCGAAGATCTCCGAGCAGATGTGGAAGGCCGTCCAGTCCGCCCTCAGCGGGTCCCAGTCACCCAAGGACGCGATGGTCGCGGCCCAGGCCGCCGCCGCCAAGTAG